From one Branchiostoma floridae strain S238N-H82 chromosome 3, Bfl_VNyyK, whole genome shotgun sequence genomic stretch:
- the LOC118411071 gene encoding adhesion G protein-coupled receptor L3-like, which yields MGYQNIYWHHSVQSFLRVIQALETFADTVILTTERYTAVRPGVALQAADISPEELDKGQGFAFFLSGDDSNSLKEGNIRSFTTEDGRDFVQTADISISIPPNLSNMIQIDNTSDVRLSYTLYNNNSLFVQTSRGAVRPSQGAVGTRIIGGRIAERRVKNLPLPVIITFAPLQHLHPEDVREVRCVFWDFEAEAGQGAWSTDGCMITNQEQVNGRYRCACNHLTNFAVIFDVFGVGFGEHKRPLEVITIVGCVVSIVCLVLTLASFVVTRKYKRHARAGHAKNQRLVLMNLCVALLAILVIFLVGINQTASPIGCTVVAALLHYFLLAALVWMAVEAVNIYRAVVLVFDHHVSETFIVKAAAVAWGLPLVATVSTAGPSSLYQYKMKNVCWLAQTPLIFAFLLPAGLILLFNLLVFVIVMCKLARDEKKLKQLRGAKVTEADRNRIIRQIRRAFSIMALFGLTWVFGFFVINDARAVFAYLFCIFNTLQGLFIFIFHCVMRDDMKKWWKKWWQNLICTRKKKQGLYNVNGSTTFSSAPQTSQTMLVRLSTLQSNSKPDHEPLQ from the exons ATGGGCTATCAGAACATCTACTGGCATCATTCTGTACAGTCCTTCTTGAG AGTCATCCAGGCATTAGAGACATTTGCTGACACAGTAATCCTGACCACGGAAAGATACACCGCCGTTCGGCCAGGGGTGGCATTGCAGGCAGCTGACATCAGTCCAGAGGAGTTGGACAAGGGACAAG GATTTGCCTTCTTTCTGAGTGGTGACGATTCTAACAGCTTGAAGGAGGGCAATATTAGAAGCTTCACTACCGAAGATGGACGTGATTTTGTGCAAACTGCTGACATCTCCATCTCTATTCCTCCTAACCTCTCCAACATGATACAGATTGACAACACATCAG ACGTCCGTCTGAGTTACACcctgtacaacaacaacagcctgttTGTCCAGACTTCTCGGGGTGCAGTGAGACCGTCCCAGGGTGCAGTGGGAACTCGCATCATCGGTGGCAGAATTGCAGAAAGGCGGGTAAAGAACCTGCCACTACCTGTTATCATCACCTTTGCCCCCTTACAG CATTTACATCCTGAAGACGTGAGGGAAGTGAGATGCGTGTTTTGGGACTTTGAGGCCGAGGCAGGACAGGGGGCATGGTCAACTGATGGGTGTATGATCACGAACCAAGAACAGGTCAACGGGCGGTACAGATGTGCCTGTAACCACCTTACCAACTTCGCTGTGATCTTT gATGTGTTTGGTGTGGGTTTTGGAGAGCACAAGAGGCCGCTAGAGGTCATAACTATTGTGGGCTGTGTCGTGTCCATCGTTTGCCTGGTCCTCACTTTAGCCTCTTTCGTCGTCACAAG gAAATACAAACGCCATGCCAGAGCAGGCCATGCAAAGAACCAGCGTCTAGTCCTTATGAACCTCTGTGTGGCTCTGTTGGCCATTCTCGTTATCTTCCTCGTTGGCATCAACCAGACGGCTTCTCCCATTGGCTGCACCGTGGTGGCGGCATTGCTACACTACTTCCTATTGGCTGCCTTGGTGTGGATGGCAGTAGAGGCCGTTAACATATACCGCGCCGTTGTGCTTGTATTTGACCATCATGTCTCTGAGACCTTCATCGTCAAGGCAGCAGCTGTAGCATGGG GTTTGCCACTTGTTGCAACAGTGTCGACTGCAGGGCCATCAAGTCTCTACCAATACAAGATGAAGAATGT ctgCTGGCTGGCACAGACACCTCTGATCTTTGCCTTCTTACTCCCAGCGGGTCTCATCCTACTGTTCAATTTGCTGGTCTTCGTCATTGTCATGTGTAAACTGGCCCGCGACGAGAAGAAACTTAAACAATTGAGAG GTGCTAAGGTCACAGAGGCAGACCGTAATCGGATAATCCGCCAGATCCGTCGAGCCTTCAGTATCATGGCTCTGTTTGGTCTCACATGGGTGTTCGGCTTCTTCGTCATCAACGACGCCCGGGCTGTGTTCGCCTACCTGTTCTGCATCTTCAACACCCTCCAAggcctcttcatcttcatctttcaCTGTGTGATGAGAGATGATATGAAGAAGTGGTGGAAAAAGTGGTGGCAGAATCTTATCTGCACTAGAAAGAAAAAGCAGGGTCTTTATAATGTCAACGGCAGTACGACTTTTTCTTCAGCTCCGCAAACCTCGCAGACAATGCTTGTTAGGTTAAGCACATTGCAATCTAACAGCAAGCCCGATCATGAGCCTCTGCAGTAA
- the LOC118411645 gene encoding uncharacterized protein LOC118411645 isoform X1 produces MASPVETKLDKLKTFRDISALSMHQLNKECKANSVKTQFSKTAKINLLCLALGISTCGQDKPYSFNPRMDNHGLTSTQLQEYSRLTPAYLARTGSWTKELQCLPPVDDSTVKSYLLNSKVFDKDQHTKYKLQRPFQMKDFVHSIKINLDPSETFIAIEAQCNSSQSGATENVKALYIILDKITGQPYGAYCTCTVGLYQSCAHVGATLFQLADLVSMGFTQLPDDPTCTEKLCAWTDPKSAKVEPQLYNDIKFTKTERNVRRTADNFGPKVATVNEDARVKGVSVLRQGLLNATQHMNQHVAATSVLTPANFGGIVRPPATPVLPVHITTDSPLLVPARFEATHSQPAPLATQPISKHMNVSDYIKSCKTDEKERREVEAMTRGQNQNLKWYAMRSGTLTTTKFYRVSKLMQGGKASPSRLVSDCMGDKYKNLTKPPQTNIKSLKWGITHESAARTAYFNMEKTKHKNLTIKETGLIMHPTKSYLRASPDGIVLCKCCPPRILEIKCPYSAANEKIRGNPKIKYIEQVDNTLVLKGSDSGYVEQVQGCMAITNVYKCDFVIYTVKDIVVIRVDFDQVFWRRLEQHLDSFFEQYVVPELFRRQGHPDAIYSLDDSSEADIEEDVNANITKPETQPASDDETSQKRKLDEVSKHCSESKTRKTQVSDDLPKHSDQTDDTVTYCVGPCKQALAEAEDILDDNSNASVGCECPCECEAWSCWTCAGYNEDMADNDILWYCAKCLKDCGKG; encoded by the exons ATGGCATCGCCT GTGGAAACAAAGCTGGACAAGTTGAAGACTTTCAGAGACATTTCTGCCCTGTCAATGCACCAGCTGAACAAAGAATGCAAAGCAAACAGTGTTAAAACACAATTTTCAAAGACTGCAAAGATAAACCTACTATGCCTGGCACTGGGGATCTCCACATGTGGCCAGGACAAGCCTTATTCCTTCAACCCACGGATGGACAATCATGGCTTGACAAGCACTCAGCTTCAAGAGTACTCAAGACTGACCCCAGCGTACTTGGCAAGGACCGGTTCGTGGACAAAAGAACTACAGTGTTTACCCCCAGTTGACGATTCGACAGTTAAGAGCTACCTCCTAAACAGCAAAGTCTTTGACAAAGATCAGCACACCAAATACAAGCTACAGAGACCATTTCAAATGAAAGACTTTGTTCATTCCATTAAGATAAACCTTGACCCGTCCGAGACATTCATCGCAATTGAAGCCCAGTGCAACTCATCTCAGTCAGGTGCTACTGAGAATGTGAAAGCCCTGTACATCATTTTGGACAAGATAACCGGACAACCCTATGGAGCGTACTGCACCTGCACAGTCGG TCTCTACCAGTCTTGTGCCCATGTTGGTGCCACATTATTCCAACTGGCAGACCTTGTGTCCATGGGCTTCACACAACTCCCGGACGATCCAACCTGCACGGAGAAGCTGTGTGCTTGGACAGACCCTAAAT CGGCGAAAGTTGAGCCACAGCTTTATAACGACATAAAGTTCACCAAAACTGAGAGGAATGTTCGAAGAACGGCGGACAACTTTGGACCAAAGGTTGCCACTGTCAATGAAGATGCCAGAGTCAAAGGGGTTTCTGTCCTCCGCCAGGGCCTCCTGAATGCTACCCAACACATGAACCAGCATGTCGCGGCCACAAGTGTGCTAACCCCTGCAAACTTTGGTGGAATTGTACGCCCTCCAGCCACACCAGTTCTGCCCGTCCACATAACTACAGACTCTCCACTCCTTGTGCCAGCCAGGTTTGAAGCCACCCATTCCCAACCTGCTCCCCTTGCTACTCAACCCATCTCCAAACACATGAATGTCAGCGACTACATCAAATCGTGTAAAACAGATGAAAAGGAAAGAAGGGAGGTGGAAGCAATGACACGAGGACAGAACCAGAACCTCAAGTGGTATGCCATGAGGTCAGGTACTCTGACCACAACAAAATTCTATCGTGTTAGTAAACTAATGCAAGGAGGAAAGGCATCACCAAGTCGGCTTGTGAGTGACTGTATGGGGGACAAATACAAAAACCTGACAAAGCCACCACAGACAAACATCAAAAGCCTGAAGTGGGGAATAACCCATGAGTCCGCAGCAAGAACAGCCTACTTCAACATGgaaaagacaaaacacaagAACCTGACCATCAAGGAGACCGGGCTTATCATGCACCCTACAAAATCCTACCTCAGGGCCAGTCCGGACGGAATTGTACTCTGTAAATGTTGTCCACCAAGAATCTTGGAAATCAAGTGCCCCTACTCTGCAGCAAATGAAAAGATAAGGGGCAACCCAAAGATCAAGTACATTGAACAAGTGGACAATACGTTGGTCTTAAAGGGGAGTGACTCAGGCTATGTTGAACAAGTGCAGGGTTGCATGGCAATTACAAATGTCTACAAGTGTGATTTCGTGATCTACACCGTGAAAGACATCGTGGTCATCCGTGTCGACTTCGACCAAGTTTTCTGGCGTCGCCTAGAACAACACCTCGACAGCTTCTTTGAGCAGTATGTGGTGCCAGAACTGTTCCGGCGACAGGGGCATCCGGATGCTATCTACTCTCTGGATGACAGCTCGGAAGCAGATATTGAG GAAGATGTCAATGCCAACATAACAAAGCCTGAGACACAGCCTGCCAGTGATGATGAAACATCCCAGAAGAGGAAACTTGATGAGGTCTCA AAGCACTGTAGTGAAAGCAAGACGAGGAAGACACAAGTTTCTGATGACCTGCCAAAGCACTCCGACCAAACAGACGACACCGTTACCTATTGTGTTGGACCCTGCAAACAAGCTCTCGCCGAGGCTGAGGACATTCTGGACGACAATTCGAATGCTAGTGTAGGTTGCGAGTGTCCTTGTGAGTGTGAGGCTTGGTCATGTTGGACATGTGCAGGGTATAATGAAGACATGGCAGATAATGACATACTTTGGTACTGCGCAAAATGTCTCAAAGATTGTGGCAAAGGCTAA
- the LOC118411645 gene encoding uncharacterized protein LOC118411645 isoform X2, whose amino-acid sequence MASPVETKLDKLKTFRDISALSMHQLNKECKANSVKTQFSKTAKINLLCLALGISTCGQDKPYSFNPRMDNHGLTSTQLQEYSRLTPAYLARTGSWTKELQCLPPVDDSTVKSYLLNSKVFDKDQHTKYKLQRPFQMKDFVHSIKINLDPSETFIAIEAQCNSSQSGATENVKALYIILDKITGQPYGAYCTCTVGLYQSCAHVGATLFQLADLVSMGFTQLPDDPTCTEKLCAWTDPKSAKVEPQLYNDIKFTKTERNVRRTADNFGPKVATVNEDARVKGVSVLRQGLLNATQHMNQHVAATSVLTPANFGGIVRPPATPVLPVHITTDSPLLVPARFEATHSQPAPLATQPISKHMNVSDYIKSCKTDEKERREVEAMTRGQNQNLKWYAMRSGTLTTTKFYRVSKLMQGGKASPSRLVSDCMGDKYKNLTKPPQTNIKSLKWGITHESAARTAYFNMEKTKHKNLTIKETGLIMHPTKSYLRASPDGIVLCKCCPPRILEIKCPYSAANEKIRGNPKIKYIEQVDNTLVLKGSDSGYVEQVQGCMAITNVYKCDFVIYTVKDIVVIRVDFDQVFWRRLEQHLDSFFEQYVVPELFRRQGHPDAIYSLDDSSEADIEEDVNANITKPETQPASDDETSQKRKLDEKHCSESKTRKTQVSDDLPKHSDQTDDTVTYCVGPCKQALAEAEDILDDNSNASVGCECPCECEAWSCWTCAGYNEDMADNDILWYCAKCLKDCGKG is encoded by the exons ATGGCATCGCCT GTGGAAACAAAGCTGGACAAGTTGAAGACTTTCAGAGACATTTCTGCCCTGTCAATGCACCAGCTGAACAAAGAATGCAAAGCAAACAGTGTTAAAACACAATTTTCAAAGACTGCAAAGATAAACCTACTATGCCTGGCACTGGGGATCTCCACATGTGGCCAGGACAAGCCTTATTCCTTCAACCCACGGATGGACAATCATGGCTTGACAAGCACTCAGCTTCAAGAGTACTCAAGACTGACCCCAGCGTACTTGGCAAGGACCGGTTCGTGGACAAAAGAACTACAGTGTTTACCCCCAGTTGACGATTCGACAGTTAAGAGCTACCTCCTAAACAGCAAAGTCTTTGACAAAGATCAGCACACCAAATACAAGCTACAGAGACCATTTCAAATGAAAGACTTTGTTCATTCCATTAAGATAAACCTTGACCCGTCCGAGACATTCATCGCAATTGAAGCCCAGTGCAACTCATCTCAGTCAGGTGCTACTGAGAATGTGAAAGCCCTGTACATCATTTTGGACAAGATAACCGGACAACCCTATGGAGCGTACTGCACCTGCACAGTCGG TCTCTACCAGTCTTGTGCCCATGTTGGTGCCACATTATTCCAACTGGCAGACCTTGTGTCCATGGGCTTCACACAACTCCCGGACGATCCAACCTGCACGGAGAAGCTGTGTGCTTGGACAGACCCTAAAT CGGCGAAAGTTGAGCCACAGCTTTATAACGACATAAAGTTCACCAAAACTGAGAGGAATGTTCGAAGAACGGCGGACAACTTTGGACCAAAGGTTGCCACTGTCAATGAAGATGCCAGAGTCAAAGGGGTTTCTGTCCTCCGCCAGGGCCTCCTGAATGCTACCCAACACATGAACCAGCATGTCGCGGCCACAAGTGTGCTAACCCCTGCAAACTTTGGTGGAATTGTACGCCCTCCAGCCACACCAGTTCTGCCCGTCCACATAACTACAGACTCTCCACTCCTTGTGCCAGCCAGGTTTGAAGCCACCCATTCCCAACCTGCTCCCCTTGCTACTCAACCCATCTCCAAACACATGAATGTCAGCGACTACATCAAATCGTGTAAAACAGATGAAAAGGAAAGAAGGGAGGTGGAAGCAATGACACGAGGACAGAACCAGAACCTCAAGTGGTATGCCATGAGGTCAGGTACTCTGACCACAACAAAATTCTATCGTGTTAGTAAACTAATGCAAGGAGGAAAGGCATCACCAAGTCGGCTTGTGAGTGACTGTATGGGGGACAAATACAAAAACCTGACAAAGCCACCACAGACAAACATCAAAAGCCTGAAGTGGGGAATAACCCATGAGTCCGCAGCAAGAACAGCCTACTTCAACATGgaaaagacaaaacacaagAACCTGACCATCAAGGAGACCGGGCTTATCATGCACCCTACAAAATCCTACCTCAGGGCCAGTCCGGACGGAATTGTACTCTGTAAATGTTGTCCACCAAGAATCTTGGAAATCAAGTGCCCCTACTCTGCAGCAAATGAAAAGATAAGGGGCAACCCAAAGATCAAGTACATTGAACAAGTGGACAATACGTTGGTCTTAAAGGGGAGTGACTCAGGCTATGTTGAACAAGTGCAGGGTTGCATGGCAATTACAAATGTCTACAAGTGTGATTTCGTGATCTACACCGTGAAAGACATCGTGGTCATCCGTGTCGACTTCGACCAAGTTTTCTGGCGTCGCCTAGAACAACACCTCGACAGCTTCTTTGAGCAGTATGTGGTGCCAGAACTGTTCCGGCGACAGGGGCATCCGGATGCTATCTACTCTCTGGATGACAGCTCGGAAGCAGATATTGAG GAAGATGTCAATGCCAACATAACAAAGCCTGAGACACAGCCTGCCAGTGATGATGAAACATCCCAGAAGAGGAAACTTGATGAG AAGCACTGTAGTGAAAGCAAGACGAGGAAGACACAAGTTTCTGATGACCTGCCAAAGCACTCCGACCAAACAGACGACACCGTTACCTATTGTGTTGGACCCTGCAAACAAGCTCTCGCCGAGGCTGAGGACATTCTGGACGACAATTCGAATGCTAGTGTAGGTTGCGAGTGTCCTTGTGAGTGTGAGGCTTGGTCATGTTGGACATGTGCAGGGTATAATGAAGACATGGCAGATAATGACATACTTTGGTACTGCGCAAAATGTCTCAAAGATTGTGGCAAAGGCTAA
- the LOC118411646 gene encoding uncharacterized protein LOC118411646, protein MAFVIRKQKAMYQGSRCCVPKCSNRQGTDKLQGVRRSYYRFPQGEANRDLRRLWETSVRRDNWTASKHDRVCSDHFAGGIRTHIKGSPGYIPSIFAWTKASKSRPSRTSEQAGTVTPVSWCKDSWSPAPETPGGLTERKIALAKQREEKQAAQAKENTTRVWKEHGHDYPETCRAKPSVYDEELAALHETVQRLEEENSQLKNKVFSLDTIKDSDKDFQVRTNLPNFDVFSSICEYLKTVSNGRLKYWRGQETDIDSERSRTGRERTLTFEEEFFLVLVKLKSGDFNQEIASKFGISESQVSKIFTTWINFLHRELRYLFEMKTSWENEETIPECYRRYPHLISVIDCTELQIEMATTLQARKETYSNYKNRDTVKFMVGLSPNLTVNYVSKGHGGRASDKHITLTSEEFINQLPPNSVIMADKGFNISKELSDKGVRLVIPDFKGRNRSQMSAQEAANSESISSARIHIERIIQRIRTFHILGSTLKISQQDITEQIFSVCAYMTNFQMPIINLRQGQSSSTSGSNMTEESIFDFI, encoded by the exons ATGGCGTTCGTTATACGCAAGCAGAAGGCAATGTATCAAGGATCGCGATGTTGTGTCCCAAAATGCAGTAACAGACAAGGCACAGACAAGCTGCAAGGTGTCCGCAGATCGTACTACAGGTTTCCTCAAGGGGAAGCAAACCGAGACTTACGGAGATTGTGGGAAACCAGCGTAAGGCGTGATAACTGGACAGCCAGCAAGCATGACCGGGTTTGCTCTGATCACTTTGCAGGAG GAATACGCACCCACATCAAAGGGTCCCCAGGATACATCCCGAGTATCTTTGCGTGGACAAAGGCAAGCAAGTCAAGACCATCGAGAACCTCTGAACAAGCAGGAACTGTCACGCCAGTCAGTTGGTGCAAGGACTCCTGGTCCCCTGCTCCCGAGACTCCAGGGGGACTCACTGAGCGAAAGATTGCTCTAGCAAAGCAGAGGGAGGAAAAACAGGCTGCACAAGCAAAGGAAAATACCACCCGGGTCTGGAAAGAACATGGACATGACTACCCAGAGACATGCAGAGCAAAGCCCTCTGTGTATGACGAAGAACTAGCGGCATTACACGAAACTGTCCAGCGGTTAGAGGAAGAGAATAGTCAGTTGAAGAATAAAGTCTTCAGTTTGGACACCATAAAAGATTCTGACAAAGACTTCCAAGTTCGTACAAACTTGCCAAATTTTGACGTTTTCTCTTCCATCTGTGAGTATCTGAAAACTGTCAGCAACGGTAGGCTCAAGTATTGGCGTGGACAGGAAACAGACATTGACAGTGAACGTTCCAGGACTGGGAGGGAAAGGACATTGACTTTCGAGGAAGAGTTCTTCCTAGTGCTGGTGAAGCTGAAGTCTGGTGACTTCAACCAGGAAATCGCCAGCAAGTTTGGAATCAGTGAAAGCCAGGTGTCAAAGATCTTCACCACATGGATCAACTTCCTACACAGGGAACTGCGGTACCTCTTTGAAATGAAGACAAGCTGGGAAAATGAAGAAAC AATTCCTGAGTGCTACAGACGTTACCCACACCTCATCTCTGTCATCGATTGCACTGAACTCCAGATCGAGATGGCTACAACACTACAGGCAAGAAAGGAGACGTACTCCAACTACAAGAACAGGGACACTGTCAAGTTCATGGTTGGCCTATCACCTAACCTTACGGTCAACTACGTTTCAAAAGGACACGGAGGTCGTGCCAGCGACAAGCACATCACCCTCACCAGTGAAGAGTTCATCAACCAGCTGCCACCCAATTCAGTGATCATGGCAGACAAGGGCTTCAACATTTCAAAGGAACTGAGTGACAAAGGCGTACGGCTTGTGATACCAGACTTTAAGGGTCGGAATCGGTCACAGATGTCAGCCCAAGAAGCTGCCAACTCTGAATCCATTTCAAGTGCAAGGATTCACATTGAAAGAATCATCCAAAGGATACGCACTTTCCACATTCTGGGCTCCACTCTCAAGATATCCCAGCAGGACATCACAGAGCAGATATTCAGTGTCTGTGCGTACATGACCAACTTTCAGATGCCAATTATCAATCTTCGTCAGGGTCAGAGTAGTAGTACATCAGGTTCAAACATGACAGAAGAAAGCATCTTTGATTTCATTTAG